Below is a window of Sulfurisphaera ohwakuensis DNA.
CCCTACCTTGATACCAAGTAACAATACCACCCTTAGTAATAATATCAGCAATAGCATTAACATCATCACCAACATACTCGGCCCTAAACTTACTATCTTGAACAACCTTCTTAATTACCTCTTCATCATATTCTGGCCCTAAATAAACGTTCTTAAGCCTACCGTGAACCATCTTACCTCCCAAAACATGCTCATAAACGTAAGCAGCAGCACCAATAGGCCCACCAGCATCATTAGCAGCCGGGAAAATGAAAACTTCGTTGAACATGCGGGAGTAATAAAGCTCCATATTAGCCTTAGCATTCAAAGCAACACCACCAGCCAAAGCAACCCTATCCTCATCAGTATGAGACTTAGCCCACTTTGCCGTAGCAAGAACTGCTTCTTCAGTTATCTTCTGTACTGCCCAAGCTATATTGACAGCGTCTTCGTTTAGTTCCCCTCTGGGATTCCAGTTAAGAACCTTAGTGCGTATTACCTTCTCTGCTATGTCGTAATAGACTGAAAGGATCTTTATTAGATCCTTGCTCTTTACAACTTTCCCGTTACTATAAATAGTATAAGGTTCATCACCATCTGGGTTAATCTTGACAAATTCCTTAAGCTTATCGTAATAACGTGAAGGTTTACCGTAAGGTGCTAAACCCATACCCTTTCCTGGGCCTTCAAGTCTACCCAGCTTTATTCCTTGCATTAGTTTCTCATAAAGAAATCCTAAGGAAGCGTAAGATGCATACATGGAAAGTATTGGCTCAAAATTCCCGTCCTTAACTTTCCAAATAACAGTAGACTCGTATTCACCCGCTCCGTCAATCGTTAAGACAGTAGCGGAGTTAAAACCGGAGAAGTAATATGCCGAGGCTGCGTGAGCTAAATGATGTCTAACCGGGTATATCTTAATCTCTGAAGGAATTTCTTCTCCTATATCAATAATAGCTTTCTTGATTAATTGTTCCGCCAATTTCATATAATCTCCTTTAACTAAATCCAGAGCATACGACGTTAAACCTTCCTCAAAATCTAGTGCCCCATAAGAGAACATTCCGATTACTGAGCCTAAATAGGCTCTAAATCTGCGATCTTTAACTGAAAAGAGTGAAGGATCCCAATTTACTGCATAAGCATCAACATCCTTAGGTTTAATCCCTTGTTTTTTCAGGAATTTAAAAGCCTCTTTAAGGGAATTTAATGGAGGCTCGCCTTCTGAATGCTTATGCCTAGTGAACCTCTCCTCTTCTGCGGCAAATACTAATTTTCCATCTAAAATTACTGCTGTTGCGTGATCATGTTCAACTGGCCATTGAAAACCGATTACTATCATAATGTTTATAACTATTTATAACCGTATATTAACTTTTTCTAGGTAGTAACACAATGATGTAATTCTTAAAGGTTTACGCTAGATTTATAAATCTTAATAATTTAATAATCCGCGTGAAAAACTTAGCCTTTCTTATTATGTTAAGTGATAAATATTACAATGCGGGCACAAAGCCATTTGTTGATATTTCATTAGGCCTCGCTAAAAAGGGTTATAATCCTTATTTACTCTTCTTTCGCTCTGCTTCATATAGCGACGTTAAAAATAAGTTTCCACAATTACAAGCGTATATATTTGATAGTATGGATAAAATTAATAAGTTCATAGAGAAGAAAAATATAGAAATAGTAATTTCTGACGATTTTATATATAGATTAAAAATTTTTAAGAAAATAAAGAGTAAACATAAGGTAATTTATGTGCAACATATTACTGGCATAAGTATTATGAATGATTTATCGAATAAACAGAATATAAAACTTAGGTTAGCGTCGTACTTACCGTGGAAATTAGTAATTAGAAATTACGTTAGACTCCTTAGAAACGCAGACGTTATAATAGGAAATTCACTTACTACAACACATTACCTATCATCATTATTCGGAATAAGCAGTTCTGGTGTAGTTTACCCACCTGTAGGTGTCGATTTACATCTTACTAAAGTAGGTACAAGAAAAGGAATTTTAGTTTTTAAAGGACACAAACCTGATTTTCATGTTAGAAACCTAGAATCTGACCTTAAAGTACTGAGAGAAGTAGACGAGGTATTAATATGGGGAGAAGGAGGATTAGAAAATATACGTGATGATGATTTATCAAGACTTTATTCTAGTGTAAAATTAGTATATTCTTCCACTTCTTTTGAACTCTTATGTTAGGGCTTAAGCGTTAATTTTTGGTCTCCCAGACTCTCTTACGAAGTGGAAAAAGAAGTTTTTAATTTTATACAGATATGTAAAAATACCCAATGACTAAAAATGAAATTTGTTTCGTAGTAAAGGCTGATCCTTTCATTTCCACCACTGGTACAGCTAGATGGATGAACGAGATTAGTAAAGAAGTAGAATCCAAAGTATTTTACTTTAAGCCTTTAGGTATAACGCACAATAATCATATTGGTAAATCGGAATTATATCCCTTTGATACTATTAAAATAAAAAATTATTATTTACCCGTTATTACCACGTCCTCATTAAAGTCGTTTATATCCCTCTTTTCATGTAGAAAAATATATTTTGTCGACGTTCCTTTCTTACCAATATTCTTACCAATTTATTTTATTCTAAAGATATGTAGAAAAAGAATGATCTTTGGGCTTCATGGATTTCTTCAGAGAGAGGAGTCCCTTAGTGCTAAAATTTTTAAAAATATCTTAAAACGTGAAGTTGTGCATGTATTAAATCCGTATGATATGGAGTTATTAATGAAACAAGGAATAAAAAACATCTATCTGATCCCAAATTTCATTCATAGAAGAACAGAAAAAATTAAAAATAACACTGAAAAATTCATAGCATTGTTTGTAGGCAGACTAGAGTACCAAAAAGGGATTGATTTATTAGTAGATATAATTTCAAATTCCCCTAAAGAAATAGAATTTCATATTATAGGAGAAGGAGATGGCGAGGGGTTGATAAAGGAGAAATTAGGGGACTATGAGAATGTGAAATTCTTAGGCAGAGTAGATGACGATACTCTAAAAGAAGAATACGAAAAAGCATCAGTATTTCTCTTTCCTTCAAGGTTTGAAACTTTTGGAATAGTACTCCTTGAGGCTCAAGAACACGGTTTACCTGTAATTGCATTTGATATTCCTACTAATAAATATATAATTTCAGACACATCACAAGGATATTTAGTAAAACCCTTTGATACGTTACAATTCGTGAACGCGTTAATAATACTCTATAAATTTTGGAAAGAATCTCCAGAAGAATTTTATAATATGAAATTACAGATAAAAAAGAAGATTGAGGAGAGGTTTAGTAAGGATAAGATACTAAATGATTTAATTTTACTATTTCAAGATCCTTGATAGTGGAGATCTTATTCTATTAATATTCAGTATATTTAAAAAATTTATGAATAAATTGATTATATAAAGAATTATAAAATAGATAATATACTAGTAGTTTAACATGACTGAATCATTTAGCTAATGTTATAACTTTTAACCTTTGTTCTTCGAGTGTAATATCGTTATTTAGCTACAAATGAGTAAACATACTTATAAAGGCATAAGTAACGTTATATCTTATAACGGATTGTGACAGAATTTGTAATGGCACTATCACTACACTGTTCTCACGAATAGTAATTTATATATAATTTGTTAACAGTTCAAGAAGAATATTAGCAAAGTCTTTAAATACTATTCTGAGTGTTAATGAATAAAATGAAGAGAGTAAGTCAAGTAAAGATTTCTGATGTTATTTCATTTATACTTTTATACGCTATATCATTAGCACCAATATACATATTTCTATTCAGCAATGGATATTATAATTATTACAATTATAATATTCCATTTTTTTCTGGCACTGAAATGAGTTGGCTATTTTATCCTTCAGTATATGTCCCAGAGGTTGGACTTCAAGTAAATATAGGAATATATTATTTATTCCTGTTATTTTTTACAAATATTATCCATATTTATAATGTAATTACTATAGCCAAATTTTTTCTTTTCATAACGTTTAGTATAATATATTTTTCCATATATATAATTATAACGAAATTTATGAACATACTTCATATAACTAGGTATAGAAATATAATAAGAGGAGTATCAATTCTATTTTTCTTTTTAAATCCAGAATACTTAGAAATATTAGGGTACGATTTCTATAATTTTATTTTTGGTATAATAGCTTTTTCCTATGTAATAATAAAAATTATTGATATAAGTGTTAATAATTACAACCCTAAAAAGATGGACTACATAAAAGCGGGTCTTTCATTAGGTTTTGCAGGAATGATGGATCCAAGAATATTTGTGCTTGGATTATATATAATTTCTTCAATGGTAATTATACTTGTCATAACAAATCGAAGATCTGCAATAAAAAGTTTTAAATATGGAGTACTGGGATTATTTTCATCATTACCAATTGTTGCCTATATTTACTACCTCTTTGCTTATCCATCCATAATAACTACTCATTCTATCAGTAAAGCAATATCAGTGCCATCATATAGGCCAGATACTTACTCATATATAGCTACTTGGTCAGGTAATTC
It encodes the following:
- a CDS encoding glycosyltransferase produces the protein MTKNEICFVVKADPFISTTGTARWMNEISKEVESKVFYFKPLGITHNNHIGKSELYPFDTIKIKNYYLPVITTSSLKSFISLFSCRKIYFVDVPFLPIFLPIYFILKICRKRMIFGLHGFLQREESLSAKIFKNILKREVVHVLNPYDMELLMKQGIKNIYLIPNFIHRRTEKIKNNTEKFIALFVGRLEYQKGIDLLVDIISNSPKEIEFHIIGEGDGEGLIKEKLGDYENVKFLGRVDDDTLKEEYEKASVFLFPSRFETFGIVLLEAQEHGLPVIAFDIPTNKYIISDTSQGYLVKPFDTLQFVNALIILYKFWKESPEEFYNMKLQIKKKIEERFSKDKILNDLILLFQDP
- a CDS encoding carbamoyltransferase; the protein is MIVIGFQWPVEHDHATAVILDGKLVFAAEEERFTRHKHSEGEPPLNSLKEAFKFLKKQGIKPKDVDAYAVNWDPSLFSVKDRRFRAYLGSVIGMFSYGALDFEEGLTSYALDLVKGDYMKLAEQLIKKAIIDIGEEIPSEIKIYPVRHHLAHAASAYYFSGFNSATVLTIDGAGEYESTVIWKVKDGNFEPILSMYASYASLGFLYEKLMQGIKLGRLEGPGKGMGLAPYGKPSRYYDKLKEFVKINPDGDEPYTIYSNGKVVKSKDLIKILSVYYDIAEKVIRTKVLNWNPRGELNEDAVNIAWAVQKITEEAVLATAKWAKSHTDEDRVALAGGVALNAKANMELYYSRMFNEVFIFPAANDAGGPIGAAAYVYEHVLGGKMVHGRLKNVYLGPEYDEEVIKKVVQDSKFRAEYVGDDVNAIADIITKGGIVTWYQGRAELGPRALGNRSIVADPTRKDYWRLVNDIKGREWWRPLAPSLLDEDKDVYFKDPTSHEFMILMLRYKDEEVCKRVPVTCHVDLTARPQTVTRDQNRTWYDLIKTFKDIKGEGLIMNTSFNLAGEPLVETPQDALRSFAVKGFDAMYMQGWIIYKR